CCGCAAACACCGGGGTCAGCCCGAGCTCGACGCCATGGACTTCCTTGCGTTGGTGCGCGAGAAGGTCAAGCTCGTTGGCATGGAGGAAGATCTGGTCAACCGGCCGGTGAACGAAGGTTTTTCCGGCGGAGAGAAGAAGCGCAACGAGATCTTTCAGATGGCGGTGATCGAGCCTCGATTCGCCATCCTCGACGAGACCGACTCGGGCCTCGACATCGACGCCCTCAAGACCGTCGCTTCGGGCGTGAACTCCCTGAGGAGCCCGGCGCGCTCCATGCTCGTGATCACCCACTATCAGAGGCTTCTGAACTACATCGTGCCCGATTTCGTACACGTCCTCGTCGACGGTCGCATCGTGGAGTCGGGCGGCAAGGAGCTCGCGACGAGGCTCGACGAAGAAGGGTACGCTCTGTTCGAGGCGAAGGTCGGCTGAGATGGCTGACGAGCTCGACGGCTATCGGGTTGCCTTCGACGAGCGCACTTTGGGGAGCGAGCCATCGTGGCTCGCCCGCGCGCGGGCGGGAGCGCTCGAACGTTTTCTCGACCGCGGCTTTCCCCGAACGAGCGAGGAGGATTGGCGCTTCACGAGCTTGCGCGGCCTCGCTTCCCGGAAGTTCCGCCTCCCCGGCCGTCACGCGGAGGGTGCGGTTACCGGAGCGGGCTACCGGCTCGATGGGTCGAGCTGCCACGAGGTGGTCTTCTTGAACGGCCGGTTCTCCGAAGAACTGAGCTCGGTCTCGGGGCTCCCGGAGGGCATCCAGATCCGAAGCCTCGCTCGGGTTATCGAAGACGACGCCGACGCGGTCCGGCCGGTTTTGTCTCGCGAGGGGGGCGACGGGACGGTCTTCGCCGATCTGAACCGCGCGTTGTTCACCGACGGTGCCTTCATCCATGTCGCCCCCGGCACCGTGGTCGAGAAACCGGTTCACCTCGTGTTCCTCTCCACGGAGACGAGCACGATGAGCCATCCGTTCAACGCGATCTTCGCCGGGGCCCGGAGCGAGCTTCGAATCGTGGAGAGCTATGTCGGCTCGGATGAATCGGTCTATTGGACTAATGCCGTGACCCATATCGTGCTCGGAGAAGGAGCCGTCTTGGACCACTACAAGCTCCAGCGCGAAGGTGCAGCCGCCTTTCACATCGGAAGCTTGTCGGTCCTCGAGACCAGAGACGCCGTGCTCCGCGATCATTCGATCTCGCTCGGGGCTCGTCTCGCGCGGCACGACATCCGGGTCATTCTCGAGGGCGAGGGATCGGATACGAGCTTGAACGGCCTGTATTCGGTCAGGGGGACCCAGCACGTCGACCACCACACATTGATCGACCATCGCGCTCCGCGGTGCACGAGCCGCGAGCTCTACAAAGGCGTGCTCGACCAGGAGTCCACCGGCGTCTTCGATGGCCGCATCGTGGTGCGGCCCAAGGCCCAGAAAACGAACGCGCAGCAATCGAACAAGAACCTGCTGCTTTCACGAAACGCGCTCGTGAACACGAACCCGCGTCTCGAGATAAACGCCGACGACGTGAAGTGCGCCCATGGGGCGACCATCGGCCAGCTCGATGCCGACGCGCTCTTTTATCTGAGATCGCGCGGGATCGAGCTCTCGGATGCGCGGCATATACTGACGCGCGGTTTCCTGGCCGACGTGACCGAGCGAATTCAGATCGACACTCTGCGACAGGCGGTGAACTCGCTCGTTCTTCCGGAGGTGGCGTGATGTCTGAGGTAGCGATGCGGAGCGTCCGCGGTGCTTTCGACGTGGAACGGGTGAGGGCCGACTTTCCCGCGCTCCGCCAGAGCGTCAAGGGAAAGCCTCTCGTCTATCTCGATAGCGCCGCCAGCGCCCAGAAACCGCGACAGGTCATCGATGCGGTCTCCGCCTTCTATTCGCACGACTATTCGAACATCCATCGTGGCGTCCACGAGCTCTCCGAGCGCGCCACGCGCGCCTTCGAGAACGCTCGCCTCAAGGTCCAGCGGTTCGTTCGTGCGGCCTCCGAGAGGGAGATCATATTCGTTCGGGGCACGACCGAGGGCATCAACCTGGTCGCCCAGACCTGGGGCAGGGTCAACGTCGCCGAGGGCGACGAGGTGCTCATCACCCACATGGAGCACCATTCGAACATCGTGCCCTGGCAAATGCTCTGCGGCGAGAAAAAAGCCCATCTGAAGGTGGTTCCCATCGACGACCGGGGCGACCTGGACATGGACGCTCTCCGGCGCCTTCTCGGTCCCCGGACCAAGATCCTGGCCATGGCACACGTGTCGAACGCGCTCGGGACCATCAACCCCGTTCGGGAAGTCGTCGAGCTGGCCCATGAGAGAGGCATCCCCGTGCTGATCGACGGCGCCCAGGCGGCGCCGCATCTTCGCGTCGACGTTCAGTCGCTCGGATGTGATTTCTACACGCTCTCGGCCCACAAGATGTTTGGTCCGTCAGGAGTCGGCGTTCTCTACGGCAGGGAAGCGCTCCTGGAGAAGATGCCGCCCTATCAGGGCGGAGGTGACATGATCAGCTCGGTGAGCTTCGAAAAAACGACCTACAACCGGCTTCCTTTCCGCTTCGAAGCAGGAACTCCGAACATCGCCGGCGTCGTGGGCCTGGCGGCGACCATCGACTATCTCGACACGATCGGGCTGGAGGCGGTCGGGGCCTACGAGGAGGAGCTGCTCGACTAC
This Vicinamibacteria bacterium DNA region includes the following protein-coding sequences:
- the sufC gene encoding Fe-S cluster assembly ATPase SufC codes for the protein MIEIRNLHAKVEGRTILHGIDLTIRPGEVHAIMGPNGSGKSTLSQLLAGRESYEVTEGEVRYHGRDLLSMSPEERAREGIFLAFQYPVEIPGVNNTYFLKAAVNSIRKHRGQPELDAMDFLALVREKVKLVGMEEDLVNRPVNEGFSGGEKKRNEIFQMAVIEPRFAILDETDSGLDIDALKTVASGVNSLRSPARSMLVITHYQRLLNYIVPDFVHVLVDGRIVESGGKELATRLDEEGYALFEAKVG
- the sufD gene encoding Fe-S cluster assembly protein SufD, which translates into the protein MADELDGYRVAFDERTLGSEPSWLARARAGALERFLDRGFPRTSEEDWRFTSLRGLASRKFRLPGRHAEGAVTGAGYRLDGSSCHEVVFLNGRFSEELSSVSGLPEGIQIRSLARVIEDDADAVRPVLSREGGDGTVFADLNRALFTDGAFIHVAPGTVVEKPVHLVFLSTETSTMSHPFNAIFAGARSELRIVESYVGSDESVYWTNAVTHIVLGEGAVLDHYKLQREGAAAFHIGSLSVLETRDAVLRDHSISLGARLARHDIRVILEGEGSDTSLNGLYSVRGTQHVDHHTLIDHRAPRCTSRELYKGVLDQESTGVFDGRIVVRPKAQKTNAQQSNKNLLLSRNALVNTNPRLEINADDVKCAHGATIGQLDADALFYLRSRGIELSDARHILTRGFLADVTERIQIDTLRQAVNSLVLPEVA
- a CDS encoding cysteine desulfurase; protein product: MSEVAMRSVRGAFDVERVRADFPALRQSVKGKPLVYLDSAASAQKPRQVIDAVSAFYSHDYSNIHRGVHELSERATRAFENARLKVQRFVRAASEREIIFVRGTTEGINLVAQTWGRVNVAEGDEVLITHMEHHSNIVPWQMLCGEKKAHLKVVPIDDRGDLDMDALRRLLGPRTKILAMAHVSNALGTINPVREVVELAHERGIPVLIDGAQAAPHLRVDVQSLGCDFYTLSAHKMFGPSGVGVLYGREALLEKMPPYQGGGDMISSVSFEKTTYNRLPFRFEAGTPNIAGVVGLAATIDYLDTIGLEAVGAYEEELLDYGTAALKELPGLRLIGEARHKASVLSFVVEGVHAHDVGTILDQEGIAVRTGHHCAQPVMDRFGVPATARASLALYNNRDDIDRLVAGLRLVREVFA